The Urocitellus parryii isolate mUroPar1 chromosome 6, mUroPar1.hap1, whole genome shotgun sequence genome includes a window with the following:
- the Arhgap11a gene encoding rho GTPase-activating protein 11A yields MWDKRLVRLALLQQLRAVYGIKVKGGRGQCDRRRQETAATEVGGKIFGVPFNALPHSVVPEYGHIPSFLVDACTSLQEHIQTEGLFRKSGSVIRLKALKNKLDHGEGCLSSALPCDIAGLLKQFFRELPEPILPVDLHEALFKAQQLGTEEKNKATLLLSCLMADHTIDILRYFFNFLRNVSLRSRENKMDSSNLAVIFAPNLLQTSEGHEKMSANTEKRLRLQAAVVQTLIDYASDIGRVPGFILEKIPAMLGIDGLCATPSLEGFEEGEYETPGEYKKRRRQSVGNFVNGALNKLKSNRTPCITPQQDRTAQLSVSPVILTPNAKRKLPVDSSHGFSSKKRKSIKHNFNFDLLPNNLFNGSSTPVPVHFDASPEVSSQSSLSPIAISGNHLTSTDVLRRSKRIAGKKVCRVESGKAGCFSPKISRKEKVRRSLRLKFSLGKNSRDGNGCSGVNRYENVGRRLANQQNLENRIESVKTGLLFSPDIDERLPKKGSKKISKSEENLLTPERLNETSYRMSWTGPSNSSFQEMDANEASPIMGNLEVGNFSLEPDITVEKSPATSCELSPSTLHSKPNSSVIGSSLSGDENNLTSETLVKIQKAFSESGSNLHELINHRQSSVTNEGKEKLSETSDIQYSPKKNLFKTNDLTVRESVEKYENHTGKDENCFSEIDLSPYQTQKFGREASVKCYSTEIKVEHEKDIHSKDYLNEQKFPNDEQIKKQCFPQNKLNTKSKENENMIKESLVKCTASREEEDKSSFSPQSTCHITALSKPRPMRIAKQRSLVEKCDKTVSESLQMTEHGKVSDHIQWFNKLSLNEPSKIKVKSPLKFQRTPVRQSVRRINSLLEYNRQPKQQKLASLGDVASPLVKSVSCDSALPSCTESTSKDSSISHMKSVPKDQRSTSHEQSVIGEISKSSVELTSTSSLKKKRHPGSVNASLGSTRVCKQEVISDGQIKVPFDDLTNHNILKSVVNNNVGFSPEIKNKVLRKQSERERVWYKGSPKNPIGKTQLLPTSKPVDL; encoded by the exons CTTTCTTGTTGATGCCTGCACATCTTTACAAGAGCATATTCAGACAGAAGGACTTTTTAGGAAATCAGGATCTGTTATTCGTCTCAAGGCACTAAAG aataaactGGATCATGGTGAAGGTTGCCTGTCTTCTGCACTTCCTTGTGACATTGCAGGACTTCTTAAGCAGTTCTTTAGGGAATTGCCAGAGCCAATTCTCCCTGTTGATTTGCATGAAGCGCTTTTCAAAGCTCAACAGTTAGGAACAGAGGAGAAGAATAAAGCTACACTGTTGCTCTCCTGTCTTATGGCTGATCATACAATTGATATATTAAGATACTTCTTTAACTTTCTCAGGAATGTTTCTCTAAG ATCCAGGGAGAATAAGATGGATAGTAGCAATCTGGCAGTAATATTTGCACCAAATCTTCTCCAGACAAGTGAAGGACATGAAAAGATGTCTGCTAACACAGAAAAAAGACTGAGATTGCAGGCTGCAGTAGTACAAACCCTTATTGATTATGCATCAGATATTG GGCGTGTACCAGGTTTTATCCTGGAAAAGATACCAGCTATGTTGGGCATTGATGGTCTCTGTGCTACTCCATCACTGGAAGGCTTTGAAGAGGGTGAATATGAAACTCCTGGTGAATATAAGAAAAGGCGAAGACAAAGTGTTGGAA ATTTTGTTAATGGAGCACTGAATAAATTGAAATCTAACAGAACACCCTGTATTACACCTCAGCAGGATAGAACTG CTCAACTGTCTGTATCACCAGTGATTCTTACACCAAATGCTAAGCGTAAACTGCCAGTAGATTCTTCTCATGGTTTCTCAAGTAAGAAAAGGAAGTCCATCAAACACAATTTTAACTTTGATCTGTTGCCAAATAATCTCTTCAATGGCAGTTCCACACCAGTACCAg TTCACTTTGATGCAAGCCCAGAAGTGTCATCTCAGAGTTCACTCTCTCCCATAGCCATCAGTGGAAACCATTTGACCAGCACAGATGTGCTAAGGCGAAGTAAAAGGATTGCAGGCAAAAAAGTCTGCAG aGTGGAATCAGGAAAAGCAGGCTGCTTCTCTCCTAAAATCAGCCGTAAAGAAAAGGTTAGAAGATCTCTCCGTTTGAAATTTAGTCTGGGGAAAAATAGCAGAGATGGA AATGGATGTTCTGGTGTCAATAGATATGAAAATGTTGGTCGGAGACTTGCAAAtcaacaaaatttagaaaataggaTTGAATCTGTAAAAACAGGCCTACTTTTTAGCCCAGATATAGATGAAAGATTACCAAAGAAAG GTTCAAAAAAGATCAGTAAGTCTGAGGAAAACTTATTAACTCCTGAGCGACTAAATGAAACAAGTTACCGGATGTCTTGGACAGGACCTAGTAATTCAAGTTTTCAAGAAATGGATGCAAATGAAGCTTCTCCAATAATGGGAAATCTTGAGGTGGGAAACTTTTCTTTGGAACCTGATATAACTGTTGAGAAGTCACCTGCTACATCATGTGAACTTAGCCCTTCCACTTTACACAGCAAGCCTAACAGCAGTGTAATCGGAAGCTCCCTTAGTGGGGATGAAAATAACTTGACCTCAGAGACTCTGGTGAAGATTCAGAAAGCATTTTCTGAGTCTGGAAGTAATCTTCATGAATTGATAAATCATAGGCAGTCATCAGTTACTaatgaggggaaagaaaaattaagtgaaaCATCTGATATACAGTATAGTccaaagaaaaatctatttaaaactAATGATTTGACTGTGAGAGAATCAGTAGAAAAGTATGAAAACCACACTGGTAAAGACGaaaattgtttttcagaaatagaCCTCTCACCATATCAAACTCAAAAATTTGGTAGGGAAGCATCTGTAAAATGTTACTCAACAGAGATAAAGGTAGAACATGAAAAAGACATTCATTCAAAAGATTACTTAAATGAGCAAAAATTCCCCAATGATGAACAAATTAAGAAGCAGTGTTTCCcacaaaataaactaaatactAAATCAAAGGAGAATGAGAACATGATCAAAGAGAGCTTAGTGAAATGTACAGCTTCTAGGGAAGAAGAGGATAAGTCCTCTTTCTCACCGCAGAGTACTTGTCATATAACAGCCCTTTCTAAACCCAGGCCTATGAGAATTGCTAAACAACGATCACTTGTAGAAAAATGTGATAAAACGGTTTCTGAAAGTTTACAAATGACAGAGCATGGAAAAGTTTCAGATCACATACAGTGGTTTAATAAACTTTCTTTAAATGaaccaagtaaaataaaagtgaagtcaCCTCTTAAGTTTCAGCGCACTCCAGTCCGTCAGTCTGTCAGAAGAATTAATTCTTTGTTGGAATATAACAGACAACCTAAACAGCAGAAGTTGGCAAGTCTTGGTGATGTTGCTTCTCCCCTGGTTAAATCAGTGAGCTGTGACAGTGCTCTTCCCTCTTGTACAGAAAGTACGTCAAAAGATTCCTCTATTTCACATATGAAGTCAGTTCCTAAAGATCAGAGGTCTACATCGCATGAACAGTCTGTCATTGGTGAAATTTCAAAATCAAGCGTGGAGTTAACCTCTACATCTTCCTTAAAGAAGAAGAGGCACCCAGGTTCTGTGAATGCTTCTCTTGGGTCTACTAGAGTTTGCAAGCAGGAGGTGATATCGGATGGCCAAATTAAGGTTCCCTTTGATGACCTGACTAAtcataatatattaaaatctgtTGTAAATAACAATGTGGGTTTTTCTCCTGAGATAAAAAATAAGGTCCTTAGGAAACaatcagaaagagaaagggtCTGGTACAAAGGTTCTCCAAAAAATCCTATTGGAAAGACTCAACTACTACCAACAAGTAAACCTGTAGATTTGTAA